One region of Deinococcus aerolatus genomic DNA includes:
- a CDS encoding chemotaxis protein CheB: MQTHRIVVIGASAGGMQPLLDLAAGLPADFPAAVCIVMHIPAYAPSFLPDILGRAGPLPASHPASGDPVLPGQIYCAPPDYHLLIENGHFSLTKGPKENRVRPAVDTLFRSAAYSAGPNVIGVVLSGLLDDGTSGLWAIKHFSGTAVVQDPLDAQFDSMPTSALSQVEIDHVVPGRELSALLVRLTAGPARIQEGTEVDEQAKERLATEISIASSGHAFKKGVMKFGKVTPQTCPECGGVLVQIQEGGFTRYRCHTGHAYTGDTLLVSVTEAIEDKLWATLRALEEASMLLENTGKEFEAAGNARLAVEYGRRAREMETRSALIFENVTQNRSLSVEQLKDGARRDEAQRSD, encoded by the coding sequence ATGCAGACACACCGGATCGTGGTGATCGGGGCATCGGCGGGGGGGATGCAGCCGCTGCTCGATCTCGCGGCCGGCCTGCCCGCCGACTTTCCGGCGGCGGTGTGCATCGTCATGCACATCCCAGCCTACGCGCCGAGTTTTCTGCCCGACATCCTGGGCCGGGCCGGGCCGCTCCCGGCCTCGCACCCGGCAAGTGGCGATCCGGTATTGCCGGGCCAGATTTACTGCGCGCCGCCCGATTACCATCTTCTCATCGAGAACGGGCACTTCAGCCTGACCAAAGGCCCCAAGGAAAACCGGGTGCGGCCCGCCGTCGATACCCTGTTCCGCTCAGCCGCATACAGCGCCGGCCCGAACGTGATCGGAGTGGTGCTGTCTGGCCTGCTGGACGACGGGACCTCTGGCCTCTGGGCCATCAAGCATTTCAGCGGCACGGCCGTGGTTCAGGATCCACTTGATGCCCAGTTCGATTCGATGCCGACGAGTGCCCTGAGTCAGGTGGAAATTGATCACGTGGTGCCCGGCCGGGAACTCTCGGCCTTACTGGTTCGGCTGACCGCAGGCCCAGCACGGATTCAGGAGGGGACCGAGGTTGATGAACAGGCAAAAGAGCGGCTGGCCACCGAGATCAGTATTGCCAGCAGCGGCCACGCCTTCAAGAAGGGCGTCATGAAGTTTGGCAAGGTCACGCCGCAGACCTGTCCGGAGTGCGGCGGCGTGCTGGTGCAGATTCAGGAGGGGGGTTTTACGCGCTACCGCTGTCATACCGGCCACGCGTATACCGGGGACACGCTGCTGGTCAGTGTGACGGAGGCCATTGAGGACAAGCTGTGGGCCACCTTGCGGGCCCTGGAAGAGGCCAGCATGTTGCTGGAGAACACCGGCAAGGAGTTTGAGGCGGCAGGGAACGCCAGACTGGCCGTTGAATACGGCCGCAGGGCCAGGGAGATGGAGACCCGCAGCGCGCTGATTTTTGAGAACGTCACGCAGAACAGGAGCCTGAGCGTTGAGCAGCTTAAAGATGGAGCCAGGCGAGACGAGGCTCAGCGCTCAGACTGA